The following are encoded together in the Gasterosteus aculeatus chromosome 7, fGasAcu3.hap1.1, whole genome shotgun sequence genome:
- the ksr1a gene encoding kinase suppressor of Ras 1 isoform X1: protein MDSASAKGAKMVESDEKPERDSGGGGAAMAALHQCELIQNMIEISIPSLQGLRTKCAASNDLTQQEIRTLEVKLMKYICKQLQCKQKVPETERPEALDSYPHLRDWLRTINLRPELIEAVAAKLSLDALLQMSGAQVRDTMRRLGSSSEECARLSAALSCLKSVTESGGELREEGSPWLSEPTRRDSGSLLTSDQLTGFGTPLRPHSPSPLARPSAIHSTPSTPCATFPHPRSGSVSAAPTPEALASYCESPLTDPFPLSFSHAARLHGHTSTPPVTPPSKRRHQLKPPCTPPPPSRKVMHLLPNITLTRSKSHESQLGNRIEDPPTNKCVKNNKLLLNMQVNGNGCDDSPSRYPVMSARTPGVTPSATTVSYTLPGTPTLLEEHSSIRNNVAGHRSSPQAVRRDIGLAVTHRFSTKSWLSQTCQVCHKNMMFGVKCKHCRLKCHNKCTKEAPSCRISFLPIAKIRRTESVPSDINNPVDRPSESPQFGTLPKAITKKDHPPVLNPLDSSSNPSSTTSSTPSSPAPFQQSNPPSATPPPNPSPKGHRDSRFNFPAACYFQHRQQFIFPDVSSHAHLHPFDVLQDTVSEIEQSAEDLPAELVEDEDEEEGEEEIEDEDEDPEAEGDNENEEEDEEGEEEDEEEDMRMNVGSDGECDDLDDLPGSRGNGWKGPISRKASQTSVYLQEWDIPYEQLDLGELIGKGRWGRVHKGRWHGEVAIRLLEIDGNNQDHLKLFKKEVMNYRQTRHENVVLFMGACMAPPHLAIITSFCKGRTLYSVVRDTKNKLDINKTRQIAQEIVKGMGYLHAKGIVHKDLKSKNVFHDTNKVIITDFGLFGISGVVQEGRRENKLKLPHGWICYLAPEIVRRMSPGNNEDRLPFSTAADVYAFGTIWYELQARDWPITNQHVEPTIWQVGSGEGIKKVLAEISLGKEVTEILSACWAYDLRERPTFTHLADMLEKLPKLNRRLSHPGHFWKSAEL, encoded by the exons GTGAAGCTGATGAAATACATCTGTAAGCAGCTGCAGTGCAAGCAGAAAGTGCCCGAAACAGAGAGGCCCGAGGCCCTCGACAGCTACCCGCACCTACGAGATTGGCTGCGCACCATCAACCTGCGACCGGAGCTCATCGAG GCTGTTGCAGCAAAGTTGTCGCTGGATGCCTTACTGCAGATGTCAGGTGCTCAGGTGAGAGACACCATGAGGAGACTAGGGTCCAGTTCTGAAGAATGTGCCCGTCTCAGTGCTGCCCTCTCCTGTCTGAAGAGTGTCACTGAATCAG GAGGGGAACTGAGGGAGGAAGGCAGCCCCTGGCTGTCTGAGCCCACACGGAGGGACAGTGGCTCTCTGCTGACTTCAGATCAGCTGACCGGCTTCGGGACTCCACTCCGCCCTCACAGCCCGTCGCCCCTCGCCCGTCCGTCCGCCATCCACTCCACCCCGTCGACCCCCTGCGCTACCTTCCCTCATCCCCGCTCGGGCTCGGTATCAGCGGCGCCCACGCCCGAGGCCCTGGCGTCGTACTGCGAGAGCCCCCTCACGGACCCGTTCCCGCTGTCCTTCTCCCACGCTGCCCGGCTCCACGGACACACATCCACCCCGCCCGTCACTCCACCCTCCAAGAGGCGGCATCAACTGAAGCCCCCCTGCACCCCTCCGCCCCCGTCCCGCAAAGTGATGCATCTCCTTCCCAATATCACCCTGACGCGCAGCAAGAGCCACGAGTCCCAGCTGGGAAACCGCATCGAGGACCCGCCTACCAACAA GTGTGTGAAAAATAATAAGTTGCTGCTGAATATGCAAGTTAACGGGAACGGATGTGATGACTCGCCGTCTCGTTACCCCGTCATGTCTGCGCGCACCCCTGGAGTCACCCCATCTGCCACCACAGTGTCTTACACCCTGCCCGGCACGCCAACCCTCCTGgaagagcacagcagcattaggA ATAACGTAGCAGGACATCGCAGCTCCCCACAAGCAGTGAGGAGGGACATCGGCTTAGCGGTCACGCACAG GTTTTCAACCAAGTCCTGGCTGTCCCAGACATGTCAGGTGTGCCATAAGAACATGATGTTTGGGGTTAAGTGCAAACACTGTCG GTTAAAGTGCCATAACAAATGTACAAAGGAAGCCCCGTCCTGCAGAATCTCCTTTCTACCAA TTGCCAAAATTCGGAGGACCGAGTCCGTTCCGTCTGATATAAACAACCCGGTGGACCGGCCGTCAGAATCACCGCAGTTTGGTACACTACCAAAGGCCATCACGAAAAAG GATCATCCTCCAGTACTGAACCCACTGGACTCCAGCAGCAATCCGTCCTCCACCACCTCGTCgacgccctcctcccccgcgcCCTTCCAGCAGAGCAACCCCCCCAGCGCCACCCCGCCACCCAACCCCTCGCCCAAAGGCCACCGGGACAGCCGCTTCAATTTCCCCG CTGCCTGTTACTTTCAACATAGACAGCAGTTTATCTTCCCCG ATGTCTCCAGTCATGCTCATTTGCACCCATTTGACGTCCTTCAAGACACTGt CAGTGAGATAGAGCAATCGGCAGAGGACCTGCCGGCTGAGCTGgtagaagatgaagatgaagag gaaggggaggaggaaatAGAGGACGAAGACGAAGACCCCGAAGCGGAGGGCGATAAtgaaaacgaggaggaggatgaggaaggggaagaggaggacgaagaggaggacatGAGGATGAACGTGGGCTCCGACGGCGAGTGCGACGATCTGGATGACCTGCCCGGCTCTCGGGGAAACGGCTGGAAGGGTCCCATCTCCCGCAAGGCGAGTCAGACCAGCGTCTACCTGCAAGAGTGGGACATCCCGTATGAGCAGCTGGACCTCGGGGAACTCATAGGGAAG GGCCGCTGGGGCAGAGTGCACAAGGGGCGGTGGCACGGCGAGGTGGCCATCCGACTCCTCGAGATCGATGGCAACAACCAGGACCATCTGAAGCTCTTCAAGAAGGAGGTGATGAACTACAGACAGACCAGGCACGAGAACGTGGTCCTCTTCATGGGGGCCTGCATGGCTCCGCCCCACCTAGCCATCATCACCAG TTTCTGTAAAGGGAGGACATTGTATTCAGTCGTGAGAGACACTAAAAACAAGTTGGATATTAATAAGACGAGACAAATTGCACAGGAGATTGTCAAG GGAATGGGCTATCTGCACGCTAAAGGCATTGTTCACAAAGACTTGAAGTCAAAGAACGTTTTTCATGACACCAACAAAGTCATAATCACAGACTTTGGGCTGTTTGGGATCTCTGGAGTTGTTCAGGAGGGAAG gcGTGAGAACAAACTAAAACTTCCACACGGCTGGATTTGTTATCTCGCACCAGAGATTGTGCGCCGGATGAGCCCTGGTAACAACGAGGACCGCCTCCCTTTTTCCACCGCGGCGGACGTGTACGCCTTTGG AACCATTTGGTATGAACTTCAAGCTCGGGACTGGCCAATCACCAACCAGCATGTGGAACCTACCATCTGGCAGGTGGGCAGCGGAGAGGGCATCAAGAAGGTGTTGGCGGAGATCAGTCTGGGCAAGGAGGTCACT GAGATCCTCTCTGCATGCTGGGCGTACGACCTGAGGGAGAGGCCGACCTTTACCCACCTGGCCGACATGCTGGAGAAGCTGCCCAAACTCAACCGCAGGCTCTCGCACCCCGGACACTTCTGGAAGTCTGCAGA GTTGTAG